A genomic window from Tachyglossus aculeatus isolate mTacAcu1 chromosome 9, mTacAcu1.pri, whole genome shotgun sequence includes:
- the PCARE gene encoding photoreceptor cilium actin regulator, producing MENSCLKRCPKLLADWVRDKDDWRNTMGCAPSHSDIVHHVAKSGIQFLKKPKAILPVRRADNDGFAIPLLVKGSTSFDGGGDFFSGERRRTQQQSSTWDQDVTENPFPFLGTALPSRGMGLQGTTPEEEITGSDLMAAQRNPAEGGQVAKQSSDKSDRTSFSREERKENNARKGKKPRSHRLSKEGHRDKAKTGLSMGQADKKVDFPEPLVKAHHSAYAYLHPTLAKYDTIIRLANQAAQTQLAVQQMVTFQLLRFGEINQLLEEIAQGGEALLKEAGGHLVWPEGKEGDQERPDLLQQLLQYTVNKMQLLNSTAASLTSRALQDSSSYFRSAANHLEDKLHAKKGFDKRLCGALALLERAAVRPCGPQADDLPLHSEDSGLGADNESIRSLDKLDTQVSCDHPVQQASTGKFSFLAQREAGAAEGPWPTGPSSSRSHDCALDRNFRDIFYPAAPRKGTASLSGPPHPPRKPWNSELVRSSSWNSLETGGPEGSEHFRDDELADSPSIDEDEDSSPREEEEEEDNSHTGTGHRNLRPQRPKSCPAATGNMYRFPPKQRESREAREMILKMKDAISDRIKFVPAKLSHREWAEEESGKIVLSARPSTVGESRRAPVEQRRSKSEESLRSQAEDPTLLELQRVQRDLSQKLEMFYVLSEKRQEPSRREILRPRAAAAVKQDSNGNATSSSTIGKLKASLAKNFSILPSQEKIILQKHPPGSSSQPSCERTSQALSEASPSTQEPDPAEEENEALGTQRWSGWGHATRPSVKKLIETFSPPEGLSTAKYSRDLGPISCIRKLGVPIMPPRLPAYRELAPLYPRPRVIPGGEREPLQGSPPHWIPSTTSFSPLPRAEASQSDMTSETEDSLEDLPPPPPEVLMDHSFHSLQTPDTQEQSGDSTELHSKPAPVEHGPSKITPASQRMKASVKPFCLLPSKNLTSYRLPVTRMESQARKPALNPDSPHEAAHDREEAEEIASLYQQSRKVIPLHHPSNVPGLDKSKENKDPGGARLLPKPNSPDTPRPSQEKSQPPVRRVSPSRIHWSPRTSPPSSHRVILPATQPTLPQNEKQPSPPLSPRTSSPPTRTRAPSPPTSPKVPSPPTSRKLPSPPPQPKLPHPLCHQRSPPTQHKLPSPPSYLRETSPPPLCPTPSPPTSPSQGIKGPRNAGNGHQTATKVASNTRSIFCLATSSLFEAQIPGPLVGSQPEAGGQSAVPGVGWRSRVHPRKCWDAQRQTNLSALNPQPYIRRTCSDRRPRGPLQVPGSACLGASSEPLLSQAR from the exons ATGGAGAACTCCTGCCTAAAAAGATGCCCAAAGTTGCTGGCAG ATTGGGTCCGGGACAAAGACGATTGGAGAAATACAATGGGCTGTGCCCCTTCCCATAGCGATATCGTGCATCACGTTGCCAAAAGCGGAATCCAGTTTCTGAAGAAACCCAAAGCTATTTTGCCAGTACGTCGGGCTGACAATGACGGATTCGCTATCCCATTACTGGTTAAAGGCTCCACTTCTTTTGACGGTGGCGGGGACTTCTTCTCAGGTGAAAGACGGAGAACGCAGCAGCAAAGTTCCACATGGGATCAGGATGTCACCGAGAACCCCTTCCCGTTCCTTGGGACTGCTCTTCCTTCCAGGGGAATGGGGCTCCAGGGGACCACCCCAGAAGAAGAAATCACCGGATCTGATCTGATGGCTGCCCAAAGAAATCCGGCTGAAGGCGGTCAGGTTGCGAAGCAGAGCTCCGACAAATCTGACAGGACCAGCTTCtctagggaagagaggaaggaaaacaatgCCCGGAAAGGGAAAAAACCCAGGAGTCACAGACTGAGCAAAGAGGGTCACCGGGACAAAGCCAAGACCGGTCTTTCCATGGGCCAGGCAGACAAGAAGGTAGATTTCCCAGAGCCGCTGGTAAAGGCCCATCACAGTGCTTATGCCTATCTGCACCCCACCCTCGCCAAATACGACACCATAATTCGTCTGGCCAACCAGGCGGCCCAAACCCAGCTGGCTGTTCAGCAGATGGTGACCTTCCAGCTCCTGCGCTTTGGTGAAATCAACCAGCTTTTGGAGGAGATTGCCCAGGGTGGGGAAGCCCTCCTCAAGGAAGCAGGGGGCCATCTGGTTTGGCCAGAGGGGAAAGAAGGTGACCAAGAGCGACCAGATCTCTTGCAGCAGCTCCTGCAATACACCGTCAACAAGATGCAGCTGCTCAATAGCACGGCGGCCTCCCTAACCTCCAGGGCCCTGCAGGACTCCAGCAGCTATTTTCGATCCGCTGCCAATCACTTGGAAGATAAACTGCACGCCAAGAAAGGATTTGACAAACGTCTCTGTGGGGCATTAGCGCTGCTGGAAAGGGCGGCCGTCCGGCCCTGCGGACCCCAGGCTGATGACCTGCCTCTCCATTCGGAGGACAGCGGCCTCGGGGCCGACAATGAATCCATCCGTTCCCTGGATAAACTGGATACGCAGGTGAGCTGTGATCATCCAGTGCAACAGGCTTCGACGGGGAAGTTTTCATTTCTGGCCCAGAGAGAGGCCGGGGCAGCAGAGGGTCCCTGGCCCACTGGTCCCTCCTCAAGCAGATCACACGACTGTGCTCTTGATAGGAACTTTAGGGATATATTTTATCCTGCCGCACCCAGGAAAGGGACAGCTTCCCTCTCtggccctccccatcctccccgcaagCCGTGGAACTCGGAGCTGGTGAGAAGctcttcctggaattcccttgaGACAGGTGGCCCGGAGGGATCGGAACATTTCAGAGATGACGAGTTGGCTGATTCTCCGTCCATCGATGAGGATGAGGACAGCAGCcctagagaggaggaggaagaggaagacaacaGCCACACGGGTACAGGGCACAGAAATCTTCGGCCTCAGAGACCAAAATCTTGTCCTGCGGCAACAGGAAACATGTACAGGTTCCCACCCAAGCAGAGGGAGAGTCGGGAGGCCCGGGAAATGATCCTGAAGATGAAGGATGCAATAAGTGACAGAATCAAATTCGTCCCAGCCAAGCTCAGCCACAGAGAATGGGCCGAAGAGGAATCCGGGAAAATAGTGCTTTCGGCGAGGCCCAGCACGGTCGGGGAAAGCAGACGGGCCCCTGTCGAGCAGAGGAGATCCAAGTCAGAGGAGTCCCTCAGGAGCCAGGCTGAGGACCCCACCCTTCTAGAGCTCCAGAGGGTCCAGAGAGACCTCAGCCAGAAATTAGAGATGTTTTATGTCCTCAGTGAGAAAAGGCAGGAACCCAGCAGGAGAGAGATCCTGAGGCCAAGAGCAGCAGCAGCCGTAAAGCAAGACTCTAATGGCAATGCTACCTCCAGCTCAACCATCGGCAAGCTGAAGGCCTCCCTAGCCAAGAATTTCAGCATCTTGCCTAGTCAGGAAAAGATCATCTTGCAGAAACACCCTCCCGGCTCATCTAGTCAACCGTCCTGTGAGAGGACCAGCCAGGCTCTCTCTGAGGCTTCTCCCTCTACCCAGGAACCTGACCCAGCTGAGGAGGAAAACGAGGCTCTGGGGACCCAGAGATGGAGCGGATGGGGACACGCCACTCGTCCATCTGTCAAGAAACTCATCGAAACCTTTAGTCCCCCGGAAGGCCTGAGCACGGCAAAGTACTCCAGAGACTTGGGGCCCATAAGCTGCATCAGGAAACTAGGGGTTCCCATCATGCCCCCGAGGCTTCCTGCATACAGAGAGCTGGCTCCTTTGTATCCCAGGCCCCGTGTTATTCCAGGAGGTGAGAGAGAGCCTCTCCAGGGAAGCCCACCTCACTGGATCCCATCGacaacctccttctcccctctgccaAGGGCAGAAGCATCCCAAAGTGACATGACTAGTGAAACAGAGGACTCTCTAGAAGACCTTCCGCCACCCCCACCAGAAGTCCTGATGGACCATTCCTTCCACTCCCTGCAGACTCCAGATACCCAAGAGCAGAGCGGCGACTCCACAGAGCTCCACAGCAAGCCAGCCCCAGTGGAACATGGGCCCTCCAAGATAACGCCGGCTTCTCAAAGGATGAAAGCCTCCGTGAAACCCTTCTGCTTGCTACCCAGTAAAAACCTGACAAGCTACAGGCTCCCAGTCACCAGGATGGAAAGCCAAGCAAGGAAACCTGCCCTCAATCCCGATTCTCCCCACGAGGCTGCCCATGACAGAGAGGAAGCGGAGGAGATTGCAAGTCTCTACCAGCAGTCCCGAAAGGTAATTCCCCTGCACCACCCCAGCAACGTGCCTGGACTAGACAAAAGCAAAGAAAACAAGGATCCCGGAGGAGCCAGGCTCCTCCCAAAGCCAAACTCTCCCGACACACCACGGCCGAGTCAAGAGAAAAGCCAACCTCCGGTCAGAAGGGTCTCTCCGTCAAGGATTCACTGGTCCCCCCGTACCAGCCCACCTTCCTCTCATAGAGTCATCCTGCCAGCCACACAGCCCACCCTCCCCCAGAATGAAAAGCAGCCCAGCCCCCCGTTGAGCCCCAGAACGTCGAGCCCTCCAACCAGGACCAGGGCACCTAGCCCTCCGACGAGCCCCAAGGTGCCAAGCCCCCCGACGTCAAGAAAACTgccatccccaccaccccaacccaAGCTGCCCCACCCTCTCTGCCACCAACGGAGCCCACCCACTCAGCACAAGCTGCCAAGCCCACCATCCTACCTCCGGGAAACAAGCCCCCCACCGCTCTGTCCCACCCCATCACCTCCAACTTCCCCTTCCCAGGGGATCAAGGGCCCAAGGAATGCCGGAAATGGGCATCAAACAGCAACCAAAGTGGCCAGCAATACCCGCTCCATATTCTGCCTCGCCACCTCATCGCTTTTCGAAGCCCAAATCCCAGGGCCACTTGTCGGCTCCCAGCCAGAGGCTGGGGGACAGTCTGCTGTCCCAGGAGTGGGGTGGAGAAGCCGTGTGCACCCAAGGAAGTGCTGGGATGCCCAGAGACAGACAAACTTAAGTGCCCTCAACCCTCAACCTTACATCAGGAGGACTTGTTCGGACCGCCGGCCCAGGGGTCCTCTCCAGGTACCTGGTTCTGCCTGCCTCGGGGCCAGCAGTGAACCACTGCTCAGCCAAGCCAGGTAA